DNA from Vulpes vulpes isolate BD-2025 chromosome 9, VulVul3, whole genome shotgun sequence:
cccagagttaggagtctctcatgttctgtctcccttctctgctattttccactcattttttctcctttactctttattccctttcactattttttatattacccaaatgaatgagaccatataatgtttgtccttctctgattgacttatttcactcagaataataccccccagttccatccacgtcgaaaaAATCTTGTCAGCCTTTTAAACTGAGAGAATTTAATTGAAGCATATCAAATGGATAAAAACTCATGAGTTtctaatactgaaaataaaacccCCTTCATTGGCTTCTTTGGAGTATGGTGCAGAGGGAAGCCACACAGTGACCCTCATACAGAGGAAATCAATGTTTAGAGGGATTTTTCCTTTACAGAATATTgcaactaataaatgaaaattgaagtACAGAATTTGAATATTATCATCTGATAAACCCATAATGAAACAACGAGTTTAGGTAAGATTACCTATGGCTACTGTTACTCCAGGACAAGAGATGCAGCCAGGTGGACCTCTCAGTGGAAGTACACGCAACACTTATGAAATATTCCTGCCAGAAAAATCAATCATGAGTCCGACTGAGCCTCTGGGACCTACCAGTTACTGGAAATATAAGGACCAACAGAATATGCTAATCAACCCTACAGGGACAAGGTCAGCAAAATCTGTCGTGTGTGAGAAACTTTGCAGGATAAACCATGTGTTTGTTCAATAAAGAAGGTGAGTAATAATATTGAATGAAAATAGAGGGACAGGAAGCCAGGGAATGAGAGGCTTTACGGGCATCATGAGAACATGGAGTAAGGATGTTATGAATCCTGTTCCAAAACACACCAGAAAGGACAAATGAGTCAATCAGGACAATTGAAACACTAAATGGCAATTCTATAATATTAGGAATTCATGATTAATTATTTAAAGGATAATAGTAACATCAGAGTTGTCTTTCTTTAAAGTCTTCACTGTTTAAAGGGAGTAGTTATGATGGGCTCTAGATTGATAATATTGAAATTGGTGGGTGCGATAGGTCATCCATTACTGCTCTAGTTTCATGTCTGTGTGTTTGAGAACAGCCATAATAAAGAGAGGCatgaatttaaacataaataaaataaaactaagtgaAGAGAATTTGTCTCACACAGGAGGAAATGTAGACGTGACCTTTAGGTGGCAGGAAAGTGAccttgggggtgaggggagctcAGAGATGGCAGAAAGAATGAAGATTATAAAAAAGGGCCCCAATATGGATACccctaaataaatacagattttatgcAGTGCACATCAGGTTGAAAATGCAGAAAGTAAAGTACACCACACCAAAGACAGGTAATTGGGAGTAAATACGTAGAGTTGAAAGGGTTTCCTCATTGTTCAGGGAGTCAGACACTATACTAACGTAGGTTGTATTAGGTCAATAATGTAAGTTGTAATCTGTTTGCCACccctaacaaaagaaaaaaagagcaaatggaagTAAAACTTAGAGCTAATATAATAAAGGTGGAATAATACTTTtcaatgaatgttaaaaaaaggagaaagaaataaagagcattaaagagcactgggtgtttctctgtatgttggtaaattgaacaccaataaaaattaatttaaaaaaaataaagagggatacctgggtggcgcagcggtttggcgcctgcctttggcccagggcgcgatcctggagacccgggatcgaatcccacgttgggcttccagtgcatggaacctgcatctccctctgtctatgtctctgtctctgtctctctctctctctgtgactatcataaataaataaaaaatttaaaaaaaaataaaaaataaataaaaaaaataaagagcactaAAGAACATGGTATACATAAAGCCTAAATTTATCTGTATCATATGAAGGACTAAACTGTCTCGTGTACAACATGATTAAAGTGAAATTTCCAATGaaaaggagaaggacaaacattatgtcttcaaattcatttggggaatataaataatagtgaaagggaatagaagggaagggagaagaaatgtgtgagaaatatcagaaagggagacagaacataaagactcctaactctgggaaacgaactaggggtggtgggaggggaggagggcggggggtgggggtgactggatgacgggcactgaggggggcacttggcggaatgagtgctgggtgttattctgtatgttggcaaattgaacaccaataaaaaataaatttattatgaaaaataatatgcaatCATAAGAcatataaaaagcaaacataaaatgttgaaaatgaaagtgATGGGAACATACacagcaaaataatattttagcaaaaCCCACACGCCACCACAGTTGCTATACTAGCCCAATAGCAGACTTCAAATTGGAAAATCCCCTGAGAAGAGGACACTTCACAGTGATGAGAAACATTTGGTTCCCCCAAGACAGGCAACCGTGTTAAACGTGTGAGCACCTGCCAGAGGAGCCTCAGGATGTACAAAATAAAACTGGGCACTTATGGGAGAAAAGTATAAAACCACAACTATGTGAGAGATTTTAACCCCCTCCCTTGGAACTTACAGAACAATCACACAAGGTGCCAACCTGGATACGGAACGCTTAGGCAGTAACATAGAGACGATAACCTAATGGAGCACAGCATCCAACAGCAGGatgtatattctttgttttcttttccctaaaggTTTTGTTTAAAGTCCAGTATAGTTCAgagagtataatattagtttcaggtgtacagtatagtgattctgCCCTTCTATACAGCACCTGATGCTCATCACGacaggtgcactccttcatccccatcgcCTGGAGCCCCCCATCCCCCGCTACCTCCCCTCTCttaccctcagtgtgttctctgtagttcagaGTGTTTCCTGGTGtgcttgtttcctttcttcccctatgttcatttgttttgtttctgaaattccacacttgagtgagatcatatgataattgtttttctctgacttcattCACTTAGCATAGGACCCTCTATATCCAcccatgttattgtaaatggcaaggcTTCATgggtttttatggctgagtaatactgcaTTGCACGTATATATCACCTCTTTATCAATCAGTCAGAGGatgtacattattttcaagaatataaagaacatattaacaCATTGGTTATATTCTGGATTCATTGCAgctttcaacaaatttcaaaggactgaaggtgtaaaaaatatatttgtgtgcaatttatatgaaaccaagccaaaagtaaatcacaaatagatcatttaaaaatccttgtgtatttttaattttaaaaatacgtcTAAGTAAGCCATGGGTGTAAATAAGTTCAAGAGACGTTATTCAATGTCGTTAGTCAAGAGGGAACTGTGgaacaaaaccactatgagattcCACTTTGTTTGTTAGGATggttgcaattatttttaaagactgagaagAACAAGGGTTTGAAATATAGAAATTGCATAAGACGAGTAACAAAAGCGGCAGCTTGGATGCATTATcgtctgtgtttattttttttatttttttttaaattttttttttaaatttatttatgatagtcacacacagagagagagagaggcagagacacaggcagagggagaagcaggctcatgcaccgggagcccgacgtgggattcgatcccgggtctccatgatcgcgccctgggccaaaggcaggcgccaaaccgctgcgccacccagggatccctatcgtCTGTGTTTAAAGGCAAATGTATAGGCTTAAGTCCATAtgtaagaaaagtagaaaaacaggaaatagtaTTCGTCTgaaagtattataaaaaattagtgCATGAGTCCCAAAAAATtggaagggaagaaagtaaagaagaaaatttattaaatacaaaacagACATACACCAGAGAGACGTTATAACAAAAGGTGATAATTTGGGATGACTGATCGAATAACCAGACTTTTGAGGGACgaaggagaaaaggcagaaattacTGAGGTCGGGAAGGAAAGGAGGTTATCCCTGAGACCCTTGAATCGGAGTGGATTGTGACAGAGTGTTTTCATAAACTTAAAAAGTTGTGGAATTTGAAAACTACTAGAAAGATTTCACCCAATCCAAATGTCCCAATAATGAACGAGGTTGAAGATCTCTAAGTTTCGTAATTATTGAGAAATGTGATATGTATTGTAAAATCTTTCCATGGAACAGGTTCCAGGCCTAGATGGCTTTGCCGTGGAAAGTGAATACCTTTACTAACTATGACCAAGTCTACCAAGACTGAATCTTacacaaaatcttcaaaacaatagaaggaaaatttccatGTTATTTTATGAGGCCCATGTAATATTAATGCCAAACTCTAACAAGGATATTATAGGAAATTTTTTACAATTACACTATCTCAATCACAAGTATATAAGCAAATTTAGCAAACAAAATCTGATTAAGTCCCATATAGAAGTCATGGTATGCCCAACACGAAGTGTCTGTATCCTGGGAatgcagagattactaaaatactAACCTGTAGAGAGAAACCAAAGTAGACTTAAGTAACATGATGGGATTCCAGATCCCCAAACTGGAACACTCAATATTACAAAGATGCCAGTTCTCCCCACAGTGAAGTGAGTCACTGTGATTTTTTATTGTGCAATCTGAAGAGGTGATCCTAAAACCATGTTGAATTTTGCAACACTAGTGTTTCCAAGACAGTTTTGAGAAACAGCGAGGGGGATTTGCACTATCAGCAACGCACAGTAGGTGTGATGAACCAATGATAGCGACAGAGGATAGGCCATCTGAGTATGGAACACAACAGAGAGCCTGGAAGTCAACTCAGTGCTTGTCTAGACACCCCATTTACCAAACAGGTGGGTAGtctatggaaaagtaaaaaatctggGTCAATTAAGAGTCATAGGCTAACCACTGAGATTTGGCTCTTACCTCATACTAGACACACAAAACAGTCCAGGCTGAATGCCGAGTTAGATTTGAAAGCAAAATAGTGATGAGAATAGAGAAGACCCTCCAGGTCCTCAAGCAGGAAAGTGCCTCCCAAATGTCCTGTGCAGGGAGCAAAAAGGAGTAAAGCACGGAGGAAATACCTTGTGGATGGAGCTACATGAAAATCCAGTGAGTCTGCAGAGTGTGTCAAGGCAGAGCACAGCTTGGGAAGGCACACTGCAATACGGGAAGGGAAACGGACTTGTCTGCACAATATACACATAATCCTTGACCCGCAAGAATAAGACAACCCTGTAGAAATACAGGCGAGAGACAGGTAGAAGTGATGTGCAGAGGAGAGGAGCCAAACGTGCTGGACACATTTGAAATGTGTCCTGTCTCCCCACGGGCTCTCCGTCACCTCTCTGAAGTGACTGTTTCCTGTTTGTGCCATCAGCAACCTGGTCACACACccccctcactgcctgtgtcCCATCATATTGCACATGTTTGTTGTcatgtctgccttcctgcagaGCCATGAGCTCCCCAGGGCTGGCCTTGAACTACACTATTTCTGCATCCCTCACCCTGTGGCCATGTCCCTTAGAAGTGTGTTCTCACTTCTCTGGTGAGCTGCTGATTTGAGcctgagaaatacatttcaggtCACGAGGGAGCCTGGTGCTGTGATCCTCTGATTATAATGAAAAGCTGTTCCTTCAGATGGAATGACCCTGAGCCCAAATAGTGCTGGCCAGGGCAGGAGTGGGGTCACCCCTTCAGCTGCTGAGGCAAGCCCTGCTGAGTGCTTCCTGCCTACCATAGCTCTGATGCCTCCCTTACACACTTGGTGTCCTTCATACCCTGGACCCCTGAGGGATGGCTGCCTTGACCCTTACCTCCTCCAGGTGAGGGTCATGActgctgaaggtcacacagcccatGTCTATGCAGATGATGATGAGGTCGGCTTGTAGAACTGTCACCCCTCCTTCTTAGCTTTGGGTTCCCATGCAATGCAGAGAgtgttgggaggggcaggggagggtctTGGGGTCACAGAAACTGTGTGGATGGGTGCTCCATGTTCAAGCTTCAGGAGCTCCTGGTTTCTGgtagaagcagaggaggaaatggcCTCAGCTCACTTCAGCTGCCACATCTTGTTGCTTCATCCAGGCAGTAGTGCAAGGGCGTGCAGCTTAGGGTCATGGGGCTCGGAAGGTCTCTCCTCCTGAACTGCTGGGATTTGGAGGCTTGAATGGCCAATTAGGTGAGCTTGTTTGTCTTCTGGCCTCTGGAGTGCCCTGGGACTCCCAGTTCCCCTGGGTACCACTGTCATCAAGCTCTGTATGAACCCACCCGCCCCTACACGGCCAGGCTCCAAAGACCAGaagtctctctgggcctcaggtgtGAGCAGAAGAGAATCATAGACATCATGTGCCCACCTTTATGCTCGTCATCCggttaccccattccccatcccctccactgcagcaaccattaatttctttcctatatGGAAGactcatttttaacaattttattcaaaagagaGCACTTGACGTAGGAACTACCACTTAATCCTTTTATCAGGGCACAGTAATCATTGTTGGTTGTAGATACAGGGTACAGCGCATCTCTAAAGCCTATTCTTTTATGACAGCAGTTCATGTTTGTTACATAATAACTCCATCACCCCACCTGTGACAATCTCCGTATCCTCCATCAAGGTTGCAGGACACATTGACTCCCTTCAGCACATCCTCCACATGGCCATGTGTTTCTGTCCCAGCCTCCACAGGGcctccttcacatccttgtttcGCAGACTGTAGATGAGGGGATTGAGCATTGGGATGACCAGCGTGTAGAAGACAGAGACCACCTTGCCCTGCTCCATGGACTCAATTGCTCCTGGCTGGGCATACATGACAAAGAGAGTCCCAAAAAAGAGGGTCACTGCAGTcatgtgggagccacaggtggagaagaTCTTGCGTCTCCCAGCTCCTGATCCCATCCTCAGGATGGTCACTGTGATGTAGCCATAGGAGATGAGGATCACAATCGTCACAGCCACAAGGAGGAGCCCACAGATGCCAAACATGAGAAGTTCATTGATGGCCGTGTTGCCACAGGCGATCTGGAGCAGAGGGGGcacatcacagaagaagtggttgaTGCGGTTGGAGCTGCAGAATGGGAGGTGGAATGTGAAGCTGGTCTGCACAACAGAGTTGAAGCAGCCTCCACAGTAGGCGCCCAGCACCAGGCGAGTGCAGGCAGACTGGCACATGGTGCTGGGGTAGCGCAAGGGGCTACAGATGGCCATGAAGCGGTCGTAGGCCATGACACCCAGGAGGAAGCCTTCAGTTGTGGCCAtcagggataaaaagaaaaactgggtggCACATCCTGCAAAGGTGATGACCTTGGATGAGGAGAAGAAGTTGGCCAGTGCATTGGGGGCGATCACAGATGAGTAGCACAAGTCCACAAAGGAGAGGTtcttgaggaagaagtacattggGGAGTGCAGTTGGGCATCCAGGGTGATAACAATGATCATGaggaggttacccaggacagtCACCATGTACAGGGCCAGGAATACAGCAAAGAGCAGGGCCTGAGTCTCAAGGCCACCTGCAAATCCCTCCAGCACAAAATCTTGAACGTAGACCTTGGAGAGGTTTCCATTACTCTGAAATGGCATGAGCCTCGGTCCTCCAGAGGGGAATTACCCCTTTGTGTTGGCAGATTAAGTGGGTCAAGCTAAACTCCCTGCGGGACACTATTTAGAAAGATAAACAACAACAGTCAAAAATCTGGTTAAAGGTATAATGGAGTTAATGGTTTAGCAAAGAATTAATAAACAATATTCAAGATAAACGCGTTGGTCCAGTGATATCAGTACTGagcatttcttcttcccttgattCCTAAGTCTTTGTGAAGCAGAATCTGAAAGGCAATTGGTTAAGCAGTGAGATTTTGCCTGTCTTGCAGAGTTCATGCTGACAGTGGTTGGTTACTACGAACCAGCCAGGATGCACCATGGGAGTGAGTTAAATCAGGAGTAAGTATGCAGCTGAGCTTCTGACCATTTCAATAACTGAAAGTATATTAAGACACGATctgcaattgcactgttggggatttgccccaaagattcagatgcaatgaaacgtcgggatacctgcaccccgatgtttctatcagcaatggccacaatagccaaactgtggaaggagcctcggtgtccatcgaaagatgaatggataaagaagatgtggtttatgtatacaatggaatattactcagcaattagaaacgacaaatacccaccatttgcttcaacgtggatggaactggagggtattatgctgagtgaaataagtcaatcggagaaggacaaacagtgtatgttctcattcatttggggaatatacaaaatagtgaaagggaatataaaggaagggaaaagaaatgttgggaaatatcaggacgggagacagaacataaagactcctacctcgggaaaacgaactaggggtggtggaaggggaggaaagcgggtgttggaggggaatgggtgacgggcactgaggtggacacttgacgggatgagcactgggtgtttttctgtatgttggtaaattgaacaccaataaaaattaattaaaaaaaatattcataaagcccaggggaaaaaaaaaagacacgatCTGCATGCTATGCTCGAAAACTCTGCAGAAATTAATATATATCGAGTTGAAGACATGTTATCCTAGACTGCAGATGTTTTctctaaaagcttttttttttttttttttatttatgatagtcacagagagatagagagagaggcagagacacaggcagagggagaagcaggctacatgcaccgggagcccgatgtgggattcgatcccgggtctccaggatcgcgccctgggccaaaggcaggcgccaaactgctgcgccacccagggatcccctctaaaaGCTTTTTGTAATTACTTCCAGacagaattaaaaaattgaattcctgcaataaaaattaaaattacctaaCCATAGAGAAACCCCAAGAGGTTTCCGATTTTGGTGTAacacatatgtaaattttaataaagttattattttaaagaatgaaagatgaggaatgcctgggtggttcagtggttagggcctgcctttgccccagggcatgatcctggagtcccaggatcgagtcccacgtcgggctttctgcatggaacctgcttctccctctgcatgtgtctctgcctctctctctctctctctgtgtgtgtgtgtgtctgtctctgtatct
Protein-coding regions in this window:
- the LOC140594038 gene encoding olfactory receptor 9S13-like, whose protein sequence is MPFQSNGNLSKVYVQDFVLEGFAGGLETQALLFAVFLALYMVTVLGNLLMIIVITLDAQLHSPMYFFLKNLSFVDLCYSSVIAPNALANFFSSSKVITFAGCATQFFFLSLMATTEGFLLGVMAYDRFMAICSPLRYPSTMCQSACTRLVLGAYCGGCFNSVVQTSFTFHLPFCSSNRINHFFCDVPPLLQIACGNTAINELLMFGICGLLLVAVTIVILISYGYITVTILRMGSGAGRRKIFSTCGSHMTAVTLFFGTLFVMYAQPGAIESMEQGKVVSVFYTLVIPMLNPLIYSLRNKDVKEALWRLGQKHMAMWRMC